The genomic interval GTAGTACGCGGATTTTCTGGGAATGCAACAAGGACAGAAAGAGGTATCAAATACTTGGGCAAACGGTTGGCAAGACATATTTTGTCCATGACTTATCCAGACCAGCCCTGTCTCCCAACCGCGAAAGCAGCTTCGGAAGCAATCGCTGCCACACTCAAGGCAAGCTCTCAGAAAAAGAATGGCGGCGAAGAGGCCCACAAACACAGTACAATCCATCATGCTCCATCTCCGAGCAATCGACTCTACAAGTTCACCAAGATCAGTTTTATCGGCCATTCACTCGGTGGTCTTGTACAAACCTACGCTGTTGCTTATATTCAGAAACATTCACCGCAGTTCTTTGACCTGATCGAACCTATCAATTTTATCGCCATGGCCACACCCTTCCTCGGGCTGAACCACGAGAATCCCCTGTACGTCAAATTCGCTTTGGAttttggtcttgttggaAGGACAGGCCAAGACTTAGGTCTCACTTGGAGAGCTCCAACGATTGCGAGAAATGGTTGGGGTGCACTCGTGGGCAATCTTGGGGAACAAGCACACAAACGGGTGTATGGCGAACATCAGCCGGAGTCCAAACCTCTGCTCCGTATCCTGCCCACCGGGCCAGCACACAAAGCATTGAAAAAATTCCGAAACCGAACTGTCTACTCAAACGTGGTAAATGACGGAATTGTACCGCTTAGAACTAGCTGCCTCTTGTTTCTCGATTGGCAGGGCCTGGGACGGGTGGAAAAGGCACGAAGAGAAGTCGGCTTGGTCGAAGCTGTTGTACAAGCCGGGTGGGCAGAATTAACAGGCGCAAATGTCACCACTCCACGACTTGCACCATGGTCACCGGAAAACaacgaaaaagaagaggctAACGAGACGGGCAAAACCACACCTACAGACACAGAGGAGCTTCTTGAAGTGCCGCAGCCACCGACTAATGCCATGTTGGAGGATGATCGACAGAGTCTGAGATCTGCTGTCGTCAGCCCTTTTCAAGAACAACCGGCTTCTGCAGACTTGCAACAGCTGTCAAATTCGACGACAAACACTTCCAACCCCTTATCTGGCCTGTTCAACTTCTTCCGGACCGAAAGCCCCAAGCCCCAatcgcccccctccccgaagATAAATAAGATTTATCAACGAAGTCAGACTCTCAAGGTTGAGAGCGGCTCTACCTCTGTGTCGGTTACCTCTTCGTCCACGTCTAAAGTAACAAGTGGGACTGAGCTTGGAGATGATGCGGAGGGCCTgacagcaccaccaagaacATCAATCTTTGAGTCGGCCGGTGACTTGCTTAACCCAAAATTACCAACCGTTGAGTATCTCATCGATCCATCAAAGCGGCACCGAACCATCTTCCATGACAGAATCTACCACCCATCCGATatccctccaccgccagTGAAGGACCGGACGTCGACTCTCCAGATCCGCcgtcgctctctctctcggtcCAGTAGGACGGCCCTGAGCGAGAGCAACTCCCCTCTTGGATCTCCAGGCATTCAGCACAAGGACACTGGCCTTTCTCAGCAGTCGGAACAGTCCACCAAATCGATGCCAGTAGATTATGAATCTACCGTCAACTCTGCACCCAGCGCGTCCCATGACGAACCAGAAGTGGTCGACTCCTCACAGATGCGAGTTGAAGAAAAGATTGCGCGCGCCTACCATCGCGGTCTGTCCTGGCGAAAGGTTTTGGTGAAACTAGAACCTGACGCGCACAACAACGTTGTGGTTCGCCGCATGTTCGCCAACGCTTTCGGCTGGCCGgtcatccaccatctcgtACAGTCTCACTTTAGTGACGAAGCTATGGCAAGAGTCAgggacgaggacgagccAGGTGTGGAAAGAGCAAAAGGGCTAGACCAAAGCGCGGATGAAACAGGCCGGGAAACGAAGGAAACGATTCGTGGTGGTGACCACCGGGGTAGAAACGTCACGGTGCGCGAAGGGGATTCATCTCACGAtgacgacatcatcaacgcgGAACGGTACGATGTCGTTCCTGAACTTGCGCCGAGTCCGAGGTCGCCAAGGTCGTTGAGCAGACAGGGGAGCACCAACGCTTTGGGTGTCTTTTCCGGCACGAACccgacaaccccaacaacggCGACGCGACCCCCGATCGATCGATACGACTCCATGTCCTGGAGCGATAGAGACTGGGCAGACAGCGCAGACGAAAGTGATgagaatggtggtggggcgAGCTACTGGAGCAGGATGGCTGCTGGGGCAAATGTGAAAAAACCCCAGCCTAGCCCTTCTCACACTtaccctttcccatccccctctgCTGCCACGACCCCTACCCCGGCGGATCCAAAcccgggtggtggtggtaatgcTGACAAGAAAGGGAGAACAGTTGCTGTTGCCGCGGGAGGGAGTGTAGAACAGCCGGGACCGTTGACGCCGACGGGGTTTATGATGAGGAGTGTAAGTCCGTTGAGCTGGAATTGGACCGAGAAGattgtggggagggggaagacggggaagaggacgagtAGGAGTTTGAGTCCCGGACAGGGGAATAGTGTGTTGACGACGCCGACGGCTAGTACGCCGGGactggggttgttgagtAGACCTAGTTTGGCGTTGAGTCAGGAGGGGTATTTCCCTGGGCAGGATagagggatggtgggggagggggagggggagaagggagggaaggataAGGATGTTTGAGGAAGGCCGTAGGAGAGAGGTGGGTCGTATGGCTTGGCAGAGCAGAGCGGTTGTTTGGGAGCCCGGGAGAAGTAGTTTTGGTTTAATAGGCATTATTCTTGAGGCATTGAATAGCATAGGGTATGCCTGAACAGATGTTTTTGCTACATACTTGTGGTAACTTGAGTTCTTGTTGGATTTTGAATGTTCTACGGTTCGACTTTGGGAGTCTTCATCCTTGGCTTTTTACTGGCCTGATTCCAACAAGGCATTTGTCACGTCTGCTGATTCGAGTTGATTAGTCACCCGGTCATAAAGCAGCTTCTTTGTTCACCCATCTGGTAGTTGCTGCCCAGGTGTTCGCTTCAGGTTCTGAAGAGCCTATCTCCCTACACAAACGCAAAGATCAGCTGAGTGGTCAACTCATCAAGTCACCATAGGGCGTGTGGCTCAGTTGGTAGAGCGTTCGCTTAGCATACTTACCTGTATGCGAAAGGTcctgggttcgattcccagcTCGTCCACATCCTTTAGCtgcttcccccccttcctttacttgagggggtggggcaGGACTTCTTTTTGGCTGGCAAACCTGGACTTGGGACATGGTGATCATTGCTtgtttcttgttcttggggaggtggttgtgtgaaacagtcatcatcatcaaccggGAGTCCGAATAAGAACCGAGTCGTCCGGTTCGGCGACttttgggttggttggtcttTGCGGGAAGCTGGGATGGCCAGTGTTGGGAGCCGGTCACGCAATCCCGAGTGCGGTAgcgagatggtggggttttttttttatgttTTTGTTAGTTTGAGGTTCCAGAGACTGGGAGATGGACGAGGTGTGGGGTTTTTGGGTTCTGGTTCCTGAGGCTAGtaggtggttgaggtgacTGTCAAGATGTCAAGCCGGACAGAGGTGAAAAAAACGGGCTGACGGGTAAGACCCCGGGTAAGCgggaagggcaaggggaagggggttgggggttgtaACCAGGTTTCTCATGTCCTGTGTGTGATTCTGTGATTGATGGGATCTCGTCTGACACCTTGCCTAGCCTTAATttatgtatgtatgtatgtatgtatgtagaGCTGTCGTGGAGGTTCTTCCAGGTTGGGACGGCTGCAGCCGAGTTGACCGCTACTTGCATAcctcttctcaccacccatcGACAGTCAGGGTGCGCCTGGCACTGTGTCGATTGTTTGAAGGTGGGATGTGGGAATGTGTTGTCGACTGCATGACTGAACAGCAGCGTCTTGTTGTCGTTTAGCGACGATGGCAAGATATACCCCGGGGAGGTCCCCATGGTATGGACCATTCAGGAAACTCCCAGATGTGCTGGCTAGTTGACAATTACTGTTCTTCGCTTCAGGTTTCTGGTCTTGAAAGTGTCGACAAGAGAGCCATTCGAGAGTGCGGGGTCCACCGGGCGCTGGCACGAAGTTCGGGGTCCTCACACAGAAAAGAGGGATGGGTCCGATTTACGAACGTGGGGAGAGCAGCGTCATCCAATGACAATTACTCCGGGTACGGCGAGCTTCGAGCACCTGCATCCACCTTGGAAGGTCATCGATCCGCGCACTGTGTGCTAAAGCGCCGGTGCACTCCCGCTCCCGGTCCCAGTGGTGGCCTTCCGTCTGGCTTTCtgcttccctcttcccacctccctcccacccaggCTTCGAGTGGTGCTTTCATCAcgcctttttccttttcttttctgggTTTTTGTCTCCagttttttcctttttctcctaTCATTGATTCAGTCACCGCTCTCCTCGGTCTAGCAAGTTCGAGAAACGTACCTCACACGGTGCGCTGTTGTTGTATAAGCTGGAACCACGAAGGACACAGGCTCCCTTTGCCCCTCGGAAGGACCGAGTTTATATCTGAAAGATTGATTCACCACGAGTATGCCATCCCGactttccctctctctttctcttccccttcctatTGTCTTGCAATTGTCCTGCCCGGCCTGAGCTGTACTTGTCCCTGAGATACCCATGTTCAGCCTTTGTTCTCCTGCCCGCTCTTGTACCCCTCCATTATTTTCATTACCACTGTTTACGGTTCTATAGGAACTCAATTACTTCTAATACTTCTGTCGCTGCTCCAACAAGCTCGAATCTCGAAGCTAATAAGACCGGGCTCTTCCGTTCCTCCAATAGCTCTGGAcgtccatcatcatcgccttATCAACGGACAGACACTTAGGTTGCTCTCTTGCTCAATACCGCCACCATGCATATCCGCGAGATGCTCGCCGATGCCGAAAGG from Podospora pseudoanserina strain CBS 124.78 chromosome 6, whole genome shotgun sequence carries:
- a CDS encoding hypothetical protein (EggNog:ENOG503NVX4; COG:S), with the translated sequence MLLLHQSGSVKIGEVVRYTVTYTPSADRILPSPEFLYLRIKNTCAIALRAAFVHGPYTLSVAAYPSHFDPNEKFEEPRRYGVPEFEPMLKAGAAWNCHLVVPDNIRQSAGEGCSQHGYFGKGPEHDGESVSWIIEVASQVVFSTSAAVHYEVLLARDEKSLNLGSVVPVIGGQSQAPQPGRISDFQQSAGAIKDHPAQQKGVFSRAVHLKVEDTASLWNTPQLPGWDDIGWLRARSEGGADAPVEPVMASGKPEDRRPRRSFKQRKVHLVILTHGLHSNLGADMLFLKESIDAGVKKAKADVKARKARERAAKKKEATPAGADTEGNANTEIPESVGEENKDEDEDDEDDEEVVVRGFSGNATRTERGIKYLGKRLARHILSMTYPDQPCLPTAKAASEAIAATLKASSQKKNGGEEAHKHSTIHHAPSPSNRLYKFTKISFIGHSLGGLVQTYAVAYIQKHSPQFFDLIEPINFIAMATPFLGLNHENPLYVKFALDFGLVGRTGQDLGLTWRAPTIARNGWGALVGNLGEQAHKRVYGEHQPESKPLLRILPTGPAHKALKKFRNRTVYSNVVNDGIVPLRTSCLLFLDWQGLGRVEKARREVGLVEAVVQAGWAELTGANVTTPRLAPWSPENNEKEEANETGKTTPTDTEELLEVPQPPTNAMLEDDRQSLRSAVVSPFQEQPASADLQQLSNSTTNTSNPLSGLFNFFRTESPKPQSPPSPKINKIYQRSQTLKVESGSTSVSVTSSSTSKVTSGTELGDDAEGLTAPPRTSIFESAGDLLNPKLPTVEYLIDPSKRHRTIFHDRIYHPSDIPPPPVKDRTSTLQIRRRSLSRSSRTALSESNSPLGSPGIQHKDTGLSQQSEQSTKSMPVDYESTVNSAPSASHDEPEVVDSSQMRVEEKIARAYHRGLSWRKVLVKLEPDAHNNVVVRRMFANAFGWPVIHHLVQSHFSDEAMARVRDEDEPGVERAKGLDQSADETGRETKETIRGGDHRGRNVTVREGDSSHDDDIINAERYDVVPELAPSPRSPRSLSRQGSTNALGVFSGTNPTTPTTATRPPIDRYDSMSWSDRDWADSADESDENGGGASYWSRMAAGANVKKPQPSPSHTYPFPSPSAATTPTPADPNPGGGGNADKKGRTVAVAAGGSVEQPGPLTPTGFMMRSVSPLSWNWTEKIVGRGKTGKRTSRSLSPGQGNSVLTTPTASTPGLGLLSRPSLALSQEGYFPGQDRGMVGEGEGEKGGKDKDV